AGGAACCACTGATTATGGAATAAGATACAGGCAAGTAAAAAGCTTCAGCTTTCATGGTTATTCTGATAGTGATTGGGCAGGATGTGTTGATGACATGAGAAGCACCTCTGGTTATTGTTTTACTCTTGGTTCTGGAGTTTTTTCATGGTGTTCTAAAAAGCAAGAAATTATAGCTCAGTCTACAGCGGaagccgagtatgtagctgctgctgctgctgtgaATCAAACTCTTTGGATTAGGAAAATCATGGCAGATTTGCACATGGAACAACATGGTAGCACTCAGATTTTGGTGGACAATCAGGCTGCAATTGCAATATCCAATGATCCAGTGTTTCATGGAAAAACAAAGcacttcaagataaagcttTATTTTCTAAGAGAGGTTCAAAGGGAAGGAGAAGTGAAGCTAATCTACTGCAAGACATAAAATCAAGTAGCTGATATCCTAACCAAGGCACTTCCAAAATCCAGATTTGAGTTCTTGAGGCAAAAGCTTGGAGTTTGCAGTTCCAAAGTCAAGGAGGAGTGTTGATTGATTGAAtttgaaataaacaaacagcagaAGATTAATTTTTAAGCTATTATTTAGGAAAATAACAGTCTTATTGACTGATAAGATAGAGCTGTTTCAGCTTCTATTTTTTAGGTTTTCATCTAGTAGTTGTtatgtttttgaatttgaattttatgtTGGAGATTCTGCTGTATAAAACCAGTTGCTATGCTGCTGAATAAAAATATGCTTTATGCTTCCAATTCTCTGCTATCGTTCTTCTCTTCTACCCAtactatatttttaaaataaccaACATTCTTCcggcatattttttttttctctccaaTATTTTTCTAACACCTTtcaatttcttttctcttttctttctttcacttTTCTTTTTACACCCTCCtgaaggatcacgcgcttaccactacgccaaaatcaattggtgttagtgagggcgcaacgttatttccttatagcgtagcagacagcgccccgtttcgaacgctacctagcaggcaggatgctggcccacctggacccaacaatccccccccagcacctgccagccaaactagctgcacaacatgccttccgtgggattcgaacacgggacctagctctgataccaattgaaggatcacgcgcttaccactacgccaaaaccaattggtgttagtgagggcgcaacgttatttccttatagcgtagcagacagcgccccgtttcgaacgctacctagcaggcaggatgctggcccacctggacccaacaccTCCACTGCAGCCGGTTTGGAGCTTGAACCCTAGCCTCAATCAACCTCCTCTTGCATGCAATGCCACCTCTACCCACCACTAGATGCAGCCATTCATGGCTTGGAAGGCCCCAACCATGGCCTTCCCTCACTCCCCAAATCCTTcactttaattttgtttttttttaggtaaattCCAATAATAAAACGAAAGTAGCTGCCCAAAGGCTAATACACCATGACATATAGGAGGATTAAGACCTGGAGGAGCCTCCTCAATTCAAACCaagttttgaaaagaaaaaactttCTTAGCCAAGAATTTGTAGCTCTATTGTCACTTTTACGGacaaaataaaaacttataaaatcaaaACTGCAAGCAATCAAACGCCAATCTTGAACTAAAGATAAAACGTATGACGACTCGGTTTTAACCTTTCTCCAAATCTCATATAGTTGTAAACAATCAATCtcaaaacaaacagaaagaaatcCTAAATCCACATCCATAAAAATAGCCCAACATAAGCAAATGGCCTTGGCTATTAAAGGAGAAAGCACCTGAAAATGAGAGGTTGTAGTTGCACCAAGAACCTCACCCTCACGGTAACGAGCAAGGAGGCCAAACCATTTTTTGGTGCAAGCATTTGATTATGATAAGTGTGTGAATTATGATTTAGTTAACTTGATAAATTTGCTTTTTTTAAGTTCCCCATATTTTCTAAATATTAATGGGAGAAGTATATGTAAGTGGCGAGAATGGTACTAAGGTCACCTCACCGCATTTGTATGAATGGAAAAAAACTCTCGTAAGTAGGTGACTTCATCACAATAAGTTTCATCATGATGTAATTGTTTTCGGCTTGAACAAAATTACTTTTGATGAAAGATATTTGTAAGCAATCACATCCATCATGATGTGATGTTGTGTAAAAAAGTTTACATGCGGTAGGTGTATGGCTAGTAAGctctttacattttttttaaattatataaaaatccataatttaattaaaaaatactaTTATTTAACTAGCAACtaccaaaaatatttaaattttatgcaTAATTAAAATTGAATAGCAATCTAATTTATCTATATACAAACTAGTATAATTAACTAAGTTTTGACGTAGTGGTTCAACACTTCGTCTCTTGGTTGACGTAGTTGTTGTCAACCTCCTACcactaaatagtaaatacattaacattaaaatgatgaattaGTCTCGTGACTATCAACTATAAAATACCTTGGTTAACATTTGTTTTCAGTACACCGGAGATATAAATTGCACTTTACAGAGATTGAATTCTGGACCTCCCTTACCAACCCACATGTCCCCTAACTACTACAACTTCAGCTGGCCGGTCATTCGTGGACCCTTAGTTAACACTTAACACCAAAAAAACTAGGGGTGTAAGCGGGTATGGTCTGATCCGCGAATCCGATCAAACCGAACACATTATGGTGGGTTAGATCGGATCATTGGTTTGattcagattttttttattgaatccGATCACCATCGGTTCGAGTATCAGATTTAGGGATTGAAAAACCGatcaatccgaaccaacccaatcaATTGAGAATTTTTTACATTAAGCTCAAACACTTTCAGCCcattacattacatatttatatttgtattagagAAGTTAgttttatttggattatatgAATTATGTCATTATTGAATGTTAAGCTCTTTAAAAATGTTGgattttactattttatttatttatttataatttttcacgtttttagaataattttcgtgcatattttcaaataatattttttatttcaaatccgaCCATCCGAACCGAACTAATCCGATTATCGGGTTGGTTCGGTTCGGatttaaaagtaaaaatcatgaaatccgaacaaatccaaaccgaacatgttTGATTGGTTCAGACATTTAAACACCCTAAATCCGAATTAATCCGGTACGATTACACCCCTAAAAAAACATACGaactaaaaaactaaaactaatatAGTACCcaataaaaaaactatatacAAGTATTTagtacaaaaaaataaaataaaataagtattgCTAGAGTTTGGACCGCGAACCGGAACCGACCGGATCAGAAATCCGAACGGACCTATATAACTCAGAACCGCTCTTTCAAAAATGCAAGCAAGTATCGAGGTTCAGTTGCAGCATCTTCCCATAAACCCTAGatacttcttcatcttcatcaatggCGACGCCGACCACGTTGAACGAAGAAACAACCAAGAAAGTGATACGACAAGTACGAACACGAATCATATTCAACTTGTTCTCTCTATTTCACAACCGTTCATCGATCATCAAATTTTCTCGTTTTTTTTCAGGTGGAGTTCTACTTCAGTGATAGCAACCTTCCCAAGGACAATTTTATGCGGAAAACCGTCTCTGAAAGCGAAGATGGCAGTATCCTTCTTCTTCGTTTTTCGTATTTGCTGTTTGTTTCTCGTGTTACTGTATTTGTTGTGCTTTGTTCAAGTGATTTTGGAATTTTTCATTGTTGGTCTTGACCTGGTTATACAGTGGTTAGTTTGGCTTTGCTTTGTTCTTTCAACCGAATGCGCCAGCACCTTAATTTGGGTGATGTAAAGGCTGAGGATGTGACTGAAGATACTGTTAAGGCTGTTGCTCATGTTTTGAGAAATTCTGCTTCACTCAAAGTCTCTGAAGATGGTTAGTTTCCTCTGCTTAACCCTTTTCctgtttgtttttgttatttttccgCAGAATTTATGCAGTTTTAATCTATAATAATTGGAGATTATGGGGTTACTGCAATGTTGGCATGGATTTCTTTGCTTAGGGGAGGAGATGGGGATTGATTTCACCTCAATTTTTCTGGTATTTGTGCTTAGTGATTGCACTTAGTGTGTATTAACAGATGTAGAACAATAGAACATACAATTTGTTTGTTTTCCTTTTAAACATTTTCTGGCCATTGAGGAGATGATGAGTGCACATGGTCATAAACAAGTTCATTCTTTTTTAACTTTGTGACTCGTGAGTGGCGCAATGAAATGGCTGGAAAACATGATGTAAATTGGGATTAGGCTCCTCGAAAGCAAGCTTGTCTTCGAAGCAAGTAAATTAGGCTATATCCATTGTTTTCCTTACCCTTACTTTCACATTTTAGAGGAGCTTTTTTGTTTAAAACGCACAAAAGTGATGAAGGGAAAGGGAATATGCTGATTACTGACAGTAGAAAAGTACTATTCTGTTTCAGGAGTAACATCACATGTTAAAAGATAAAAGAAGGCAAAACTTATGCCATAACTGAAGAATCATAAGAAAGTAACTGCTCCCTAAACAAAAGCTGAAAAATAAATGCTGTCTAAAACTGAAACATAACAGCCCATTAGCAGCCCTAAGCATTAGTACGCACATTCACTGTTGACTGGATAAAAAtgtattgtttttatttttagatgTTAATTATACTGTTGAATCAAGGCTGGCAAGTTATAATCCTTTACTTTCTTTACTATTTGCATGTTTCAGGGAAAAAAGTTGGCAGGACAACTGAACTTCCAAAGACCGAAGAGGTCATTGAGCAGGTGGATATAAGAACAATTGCTGCATCACCATTTCAATATGATCTGAAGCTTGAAGATGTGGAGACATTCTTCAGTCAATATGCTAAGGTAACAATAGCACCTGTCGCTATCA
This is a stretch of genomic DNA from Lotus japonicus ecotype B-129 chromosome 1, LjGifu_v1.2. It encodes these proteins:
- the LOC130710799 gene encoding secreted RxLR effector protein 161-like, with translation MKECHPTATPMNQKEKFCKEDGAEKIDEKLYRSLIGCLMYLTSTRPDIMHSVSLLSRYMHCPSEIHFQAAKRILRYVRGTTDYGIRYRQVKSFSFHGYSDSDWAGCVDDMRSTSGYCFTLGSGVFSWCSKKQEIIAQSTAEAEYVAAAAAVNQTLWIRKIMADLHMEQHGSTQILVDNQAAIAISNDPVFHGKTKHFKIKLYFLREVQREGEVKLIYCKT